A genomic window from Sparus aurata chromosome 14, fSpaAur1.1, whole genome shotgun sequence includes:
- the LOC115595868 gene encoding transcription termination factor 2, mitochondrial-like encodes MDRGGGPASPRRSQPAGRPHASHVLRLMTPPRCSSSCYESRTGRTQLQASDLLQLSKMLRVTTASLCTYCQRMRLFLPPSASTSTLTSPNKRLENQLTVDSLYELSVDVRKVRKFKAWILSENEVYVSETADLLRDMGADTPIIARILETHPEAVLCRPEEVAAQRDLWETVCPNKRELMSIIEKFPASFFTLTHQSNQRANILYLQSLRLNKRIIGKLMASAPQSFSRPVEWNKEVIHTLRETYLDLGGDEGNLRLWLQKLLSQNPHILLRPAEAWRDSLGFLREQGFTTEELLSLVSSLRASIAELRPESMQQALTYIEGALACSKDELKQIAICCPAILYYSLPTLTGRLQGLMDSGVSLEQVKVSPNVLELTTQIVVYRIQKLASYGYDVRSGSLDVIVGTKKDFEMMHGKLQLRQQRPLFNPVAPLRSAED; translated from the exons ATGGACCGGGGAGGCGGGCCTGCGTCGCCCCGCCGCTCGCAGCCTGCGGGGCGGCCACATGCCTCTCATGTGCTCCGTCTCATGACTCCGCCCCGCTGCTCCTCTTCATGTTATGAAAGCCGAACAGGgaggacacagctgcaggcctCGG ATCTACTACAGTTATCAAAGATGCTCCGTGTCACCACTGCCTCCTTGTGCACCTACTGCCAGAGGATGAGGCTCTTCCTGCCTCCCTCCGCCTCGACCTCCACATTGACTTCTCCTAACAAGCGGCTGGAGAACCAGCTCACAGTGGACTCCCTCTACGAGCTGTCTGTGGACGTCCGAAAGGTACGCAAGTTCAAGGCCTGGATCCTGTCCGAGAATGAGGTGTATGTGTCCGAAACCGCCGACCTGCTGAGGGACATGGGCGCAGACACGCCGATAATCGCCCGTATCCTGGAGACTCACCCTGAAGCCGTCCTGTGTCGGCCGGAGGAAGTGGCCGCCCAGCGAGACCTCTGGGAGACCGTGTGCCCCAACAAGCGTGAACTGATGAGCATCATCGAGAAGTTCCCGGCTTCTTTCTTCACGTTAACTCACCAAAGCAACCAGCGGGCAAACATCCTCTACCTCCAGAGCCTGCGCCTTAATAAGAGGATCATCGGCAAGCTGATGGCGAGCGCCCCGCAGAGCTTCAGCCGACCAGTGGAGTGGAACAAGGAGGTCATCCACACTCTAAGGGAGACCTACCTGGACCTGGGCGGAGATGAGGGCAACCTGCGCCTCTGGCTGCAGAAGCTGCTCAGCCAGAATCCGCACATCCTGCTGAGGCCCGCTGAGGCCTGGAGGGACAGTCTGGGCTTCCTGAGGGAGCAGGGCTTCACCACGGAGGAGCTCCTCAGCCTGGTCTCAAGCCTCAGGGCCTCCATCGCGGAGCTGCGTCCGGAGTCCATGCAGCAGGCGCTCACTTACATCGAGGGGGCACTCGCCTGCTCCAAAGACGAACTAAAGCAAATAGCGATCTGCTGCCCCGCCATTCTGTACTACTCCTTGCCCACGCTGACGGGGCGGCTTCAAGGGCTGATGGATTCTGGCGTGAGCCTGGAGCAGGTGAAGGTATCTCCAAACGTCCTGGAGCTCACCACGCAAATCGTGGTTTACCGCATCCAGAAGCTGGCCTCCTACGGGTACGACGTGCGCTCCGGCAGCCTGGACGTTATCGTGGGAACGAAGAAGGACTTTGAGATGATGCACGGCAAGCTGCAGCTCAGGCAGCAGCGGCCGCTCTTCAACCCTGTAGCTCCCCTCAGATCTGCTGAGGACTGA
- the cry1a gene encoding cryptochrome circadian regulator 1a: MVINTIHWFRKGLRLHDNPSLKESLLGADTVRCVYILDPWFAGSSNVGINRWRFLLQSLEDLDSSLRKLNSRLFVIRGQPTDVFPRLFKEWNISRLSYEYDSEPFGKERDAAIKKLASEAGVEVTVRISHTLYDLDKIIELNGGQSPLTYKRFQTLISRMDPVEMPAETITAEIMRKCTTPLSDDHDDKFGVPSLEELGFDTEGLSSAVWPGGETEALTRLERHLERKAWVANFERPRMNANSLLASPTGLSSYLRFGCLSCRLFYFKLTDLYRKVKKNSSPPLSLYGQLLWREFFYTAATNNPCFDKMESNPICVQIPWDRNPEALAKWAEGRTGFPWIDAIMTQLRQEGWIHHLARHAVACFLTRGDLWIGWEEGMKVFEELLLDADWSVNAGSWMWLSCSSFFQQFFHCYCPVGFGRRTDPNGDYIRRYLPILRGFPAKYIYDPWNAPESVQKAAKCIIGVHYPKPMVHHAEASRLNIERMKQIYQQLSCYRGLGLLATFPSTPTGNGNGETGFPVEASRDAAAPSGYQMPVHSQADWQSGVMMYMQGDQQTSIGTHQQGYPGTSASLMCYTQGTQQIPGSMQKGLELHCSTQGSGKRHSEDSGHGKGSKVLRQSSH, from the exons ATGGTCATTAATACGATCCACTGGTTCAGGAAGGGCTTGCGGCTCCACGACAACCCGTCGCTCAAGGAATCTCTGCTGGGAGCGGATACTGTCCGCTGCGTCTACATCCTCGACCCCTGGTTCGCGGGCTCTTCCAACGTCGGGATcaacaggtggag GTTCTTACTGCAGAGTCTTGAGGATTTGGACTCCAGCCTTCGTAAACTCAACTCTCGACTGTTTGTGATTCGGGGCCAACCCACTGATGTCTTTCCCAGACTTTTCAAG GAATGGAATATTTCTCGTTTGTCTTACGAGTACGACTCTGAGCCCTTTGGGAAAGAGCGAGATGCAGCGATTAAGAAACTGGCCTCTGAGGCCGGAGTGGAGGTGACAGTTCGCATCTCCCACACACTCTATGACCTGGACAA GATCATAGAGTTAAATGGAGGTCAGTCCCCTCTCACGTACAAGCGGTTCCAGACCCTCATCAGTCGCATGGATCCGGTGGAGATGCCCGCGGAGACCATCACGGCAGAAATCATGAGGAAGTGCACTACGCCGCTGTCCGACGACCACGATGACAAGTTCGGGGTGCCCTCCTTAGAGGAGCTGG GTTTTGATACTGAGGGTCTGTCCTCAGCTGTGTGGCCCGGGGGAGAGACCGAAGCCCTCACACGACTTGAGAGGCATTTGGAGAGAAAG GCGTGGGTTGCCAACTTCGAGCGTCCCAGAATGAACGCCAACTCGCTGCTCGCCAGCCCGACAGGCCTCAGCTCGTACCTCCGCTTCGGCTGCCTCTCCTGTCGCCTCTTCTACTTCAAACTCACTGATCTCTACAGGAAG GTGAAGAAGAACAGCTCACCTCCTCTGTCGCTGTACGGCCAGCTGCTGTGGCGCGAGTTCTTCTACACGGCAGCCACCAACAACCCGTGCTTCGACAAGATGGAGAGCAACCCCATCTGCGTGCAGATCCCGTGGGACCGCAACCCCGAGGCGCTGGCCAAGTGGGCGGAGGGCCGGACCGGCTTCCCCTGGATCGACGCCATCATGACCCAGCTGAGGCAAGAGGGCTGGATCCACCACCTGGCTCGACACGCCGTGGCCTGTTTCCTTACCAGAGGAGACCTGTGGATCGGCTGGGAGGAGGGCATGAAG GTGtttgaggagctgctgctggatgcAGACTGGAGTGTGAACGCAGGCAGCTGGATGTggctctcctgcagctccttcttCCAGCAGTTCTTCCACTGCTACTGCCCCGTGGGCTTCGGCCGACGCACGGACCCCAACGGAGATTACATACG gcGCTACCTGCCCATTCTCAGAGGGTTTCCAGCCAAGTATATTTATGATCCCTGGAACGCCCCGGAGAGCGTGCAGAAGGCAGCCAAATGTATAATCGGGGTGCATTACCCCAAACCCATGGTGCACCACGCGGAGGCCAGCCGCCTCAACATCGAGCGAATGAAGCAGATCTACCAGCAGCTCTCCTGTTACAGAGGCCTCG GTCTTTTGGCGACATTTCCGTCCACGCCCACTGGTAACGGAAACGGCGAGACGGGGTTCCCTGTCGAGGCTTCGCGTGATGCTGCAGCTCCTTCTG GCTATCAGATGCCGGTTCACTCCCAGGCAGACTGGCAAAGCGGTGTCATGATGTACATGCAGGGCGACCAACAAACCAGCATCGGAACACACCAGCAGG GTTATCCAGGTACCAGCGCCAGTTTGATGTGTTACACTCAAGGCACACAGCAGATTCCTGGTTCAATGCAGAAAG GACTTGAGCTCCACTGCAGCACGCAGGGCAGCGGCAAGCGACACAGCGAGGACTCCGGACACGGCAAAGGCTCTAAAGTCCTGAGACAGAGCAGCCACTAG